The following DNA comes from Thermoflexus sp..
ATGGTGCAGCGGCGTGTAGGGGAGCATCACCCCCAGGTAGGGGTTCCCGGGGGCCACGTTCGAGGCCACCGGGGCTCCGGGTCGGCGGGGGAGCAGCACAATGGGGGCCTCCGGCCCGGCAAGCAGCGCCTCGATCTCCGGCGAGGTCTCACACATCACGCGAACCTGATCGAGGTCCCGGGCCATCAGGGCGAAGGGCTTGTCGCGGCGGGGCTTGCGGGCTCGCAGCCGCGCGATGGCCTCCTCGTTCCGCGCGTCGACCATGAGGTGGAATCCCCCCAGCCCTTTGACGGCCACGATCTGGCCCGCGCCCAAAGCGGCCGCGGCCCGGCGCAGCGCCGCGTCCCCCCGGGCGATCCGGCGGTATTCCCCCACCTGAAGGGGGAAGTCCGGGTGGTCCTCCCCATCCGAATCGGCGGAGGGATCCCGCGCGTAGAACGCGAGGGTCGGGCCGCAGCGTGGACACGCGTTAGGCTGGGCGTGGAAGCGGCGATCCATCGGGTTTTCGTATTCGGCCTGACACGCCGGGCACATCCGGAAACGGCGCATCGTGGTGTTGGGCCGATCGTAGGGCAGGGCCTCCACGATGGTCCAGCGCGGCCCGCAATCGGTGCAGTTGGTGAACGGATAGCGATAACGGCGATCGGCGGGGTCCAGGATCTCGGAGAGGCAGCGCGGGCATGTGGCGATATCCGGAAGGATCAGGACCGTTTTCTCCCCTTCGCCCTCGCTGTGGCGGATCTCGAAGCCGGCGTAGCCGGCCGGGTCCAGAGGGAGGGCATGAAGATTATGGATGCGGGCGCGGGGAGGGGCTTCCCGGGGGAGGCGCTCCAGGAAGCGCGCCAGGGCGTGCGGGGGGCCTTCCACCTCGATGAACACCCCCTGGGGATCATTCCGGACCCACCCGGCCAGGCCCAGCTCGGTGGCCAGCCGGTAGATGTAAGGACGGAACCCCACGCCCTGCACGGCGCCCTGGATCTCCACCCGCAGCCGTCGCCGTTCAGCGGCCATGATCCCCTCGACGCGCCCCAAGTTGCGCCGTCAGCCATCCCACCCACTCGTCCACGCCCTGGCCGGTCCGGCATGACAGAAGGAAGAGGGGGATCCCCGGACGGAGGATCGACAGGCCGTGCCGGAAGGCGGAGAGGTCGAAGTCGATGTAGGGCATGAGGTCCACTTTGTTGAGCACGACGGCGTCGGCCTTCTGGAACATCCCCGGATACTTGTAGGGCTTGTCGTGTCCTTCGGGGACGCTGGCGACCACGATGCGGAGATGGGCGCCCAGATCGAACTCCGCCGGGCAGACCAGGTTCCCCACGTTCTCGATGAACAGCAGGT
Coding sequences within:
- the hypB gene encoding hydrogenase nickel incorporation protein HypB, producing MGTQIPVVKAILQANQAVASENRAAFDRAGLLAVNLMSAPGAGKTSLILAALERLPPSLRAGVIEGDIASTLDAERIAARGIPVVQINTGGACHLDAPMIRSALSHLPLPDLDLLFIENVGNLVCPAEFDLGAHLRIVVASVPEGHDKPYKYPGMFQKADAVVLNKVDLMPYIDFDLSAFRHGLSILRPGIPLFLLSCRTGQGVDEWVGWLTAQLGARRGDHGR